TCTGAATCAAAAGCCGTCTCTCCTTCCAGTGACTCTACCAGTTCTTTTGTCTCTTTGCTCGTCAGTTTCTCATTCGAAAGCTCTGTCAGATATGCTCCGACTTTCCCTTCATAATCAAATCCATCCTTCGGGCAGTTATTCCATCTGTCATAGTAAATAATATTATCCATACACTCCAGATAACGGAGTTTCACAACAATATTCTTCACCTTTTCCATCTGTTCTTTTGTAGCCATTACCGTACCAACCTTTCTCCTTAGACTAATGTTCAAACTTTGGTCCGATTATACCATTTGTTTCTCCGTAGTGTCAATCTTTTGGCAAAAGCCGGTTCCTCTGTTATGCCTTTATTTCTTCACTGTAGATTCGTTCGATATGCATTGCCAGATACCCGATTTCCATCTCATCAAGTTCTTTTCCAATACTCTTTCCGAGCATATCGCAGACTTTTTTTGCAGTCATATACGCTTCCGGAAATTTGGATTCTATATATTCATTCATATTGATACGAAGATCCTCCCCCGTCATAGCACGTGCTACCATATATTTGATATGGTTCATCAGACGATTATAGGAAAGCGAGATCACATCGATCTTTTTTCCTGTTTCTTTTTCGATCATCTCAATACATTCTCTCACTGCACGGGCCGTCTGCATTGCCACAGACACTTTTTCATCCTCGATTGCTGAATGAATGTGAAGTGCCACGTATCCGATTTCATGCTCATCGATCGTGATCTGCATTCTCTTCTGCAAAATATCTCTGAGCACGGATGCTGCTTGAAATTCATTATGAAAAAGTACTCTGATATCATCTGTCAGTGGATTGCTGATCTGCTCCTGATTCCGGATTCGCGAAACAGCAAAGGAGATATGATCTGCCAGCGGGATCATGATCCGGCGGTCTACTTTCCCAAAAACTTTTTCTGCTTCCCGGATCACCTCATCTGCGATTTCCAGAAATTCCGGATCCATCTCCTGCACCAGAGATTTGGCAGATCCTCTGTCTGTCTGTTCGGTCAGGCGGTAAGTTGCTGTATCTTCTGTCACTTCAAAACGCTGACTGACCTTCTTTCCAAAGCCAATTCCTTTACCGAGAAGAACGTATTCCTGGTTATCCTCTGTATTGATTGCGATCACGCCATTATTATTCAAAATTTTGCTTACTCTGTACATATCTGATTCCCCCGAAGACGAGTTTTAAGTTCTGATTTTATCCTAGCAGAGAATGAGGGGAAAGTCAAAAAAAGGTTGAGAAAAAGGGAACGCAAATTTGGCTGTTTTCTGACGGGTGTGAAATAGCTTCCGCAAAAAACAAATAAAAGCAGAACGGGGCTGTTGCACGATGAATCGTGCTTAGCCCCGTAAGTTTGTTTGATGTTTTCGATGTGATTATCACAAAATCTGTGAATAGATTTTATTTGGTTTCCCGGATCTTCTTTCTGAGCGGAAGTACCATTGCAGGGGATACGGATAATTCGTCTAATCCCATGCTTAAGAATTCTTCGGTCAGTTCGAGGTCAGCTCCGAGTTCGCCGCAGATTCCGATCCATTTGCCTTCTGCGTGGGCATTTTCGGCTGCCATGCGGATCATTGCAAGGACTGCCGGGTGGTGCGGATCGTAGAAGGCATCCAGCTTCTGGTTCTGACGGTCGATTGCCAGCGTGTACTGGGTCAGATCATTGGTCCCTACGCTGAAGAAATCCACTTCTTTTGCAAGCTCACGGCTCATCATAACGGCAGCCGGTGTCTCAATCATGATTCCCAGTTCCACATCCTCACGGAACGGGATCTGTGCCTCACGAAGCTCTTCTTTGACCTCCTCGATGATCACCTTGATCTGCTTCACTTCTTTTACCGAAATGATCATCGGGAACATAATGGCGATCTGTCCATAAGCAGATGCCCGGTACAGGGCACGAAGCTGGGTCTTGAAGATCTCCGG
The sequence above is drawn from the Coprococcus comes ATCC 27758 genome and encodes:
- a CDS encoding PRD domain-containing protein, which gives rise to MYRVSKILNNNGVIAINTEDNQEYVLLGKGIGFGKKVSQRFEVTEDTATYRLTEQTDRGSAKSLVQEMDPEFLEIADEVIREAEKVFGKVDRRIMIPLADHISFAVSRIRNQEQISNPLTDDIRVLFHNEFQAASVLRDILQKRMQITIDEHEIGYVALHIHSAIEDEKVSVAMQTARAVRECIEMIEKETGKKIDVISLSYNRLMNHIKYMVARAMTGEDLRINMNEYIESKFPEAYMTAKKVCDMLGKSIGKELDEMEIGYLAMHIERIYSEEIKA